A DNA window from Halococcus salsus contains the following coding sequences:
- a CDS encoding nuclear transport factor 2 family protein codes for MTAESTIEAYYDTLRTGDPLPPFFDLDESTVKFGIGERLVGEEIEEGLREQTRTTREWTVESHALRVTERDDTAWFSDQVRMAWIDDEDERHDHETRWSGTLVRRGPDEAEGIDADWRFVGMHVSVPGEA; via the coding sequence ATGACCGCCGAATCCACTATCGAAGCCTACTACGATACCCTCCGCACTGGCGACCCGCTCCCGCCCTTCTTCGACCTCGACGAGTCGACCGTCAAGTTCGGCATCGGCGAACGGCTCGTGGGCGAGGAGATCGAGGAGGGACTCCGCGAACAGACCCGTACGACCCGCGAGTGGACCGTCGAGAGCCACGCGCTCCGCGTCACCGAACGCGACGACACCGCGTGGTTCTCGGACCAAGTCCGAATGGCGTGGATCGACGACGAGGACGAGCGTCACGACCACGAGACGCGCTGGAGCGGCACGCTCGTACGTCGCGGCCCGGACGAAGCGGAGGGGATCGACGCCGACTGGCGCTTCGTCGGGATGCACGTCAGCGTGCCCGGTGAAGCCTGA
- a CDS encoding 2-oxoacid:acceptor oxidoreductase subunit alpha, whose translation MPDDLNWAIGGEAGDGINSTGKIFAQALSRAGRHVFTSKDFASRIRGGYTAYKVRSSTEKVESVVDRLDILIALTQRTVEENMDELHEGSVIIYDGERTMMEDFEAPEGMIGLPVPLKSLAEDAGGAIMQNIVALGTACEVANFPIENLDEALEKRFGNKGQSIVENNKKAARLGEEHVQDEYDRDDFGYDVETTDSDYVLLNGDEAIGMGAIAAGCRFYSGYPITPATDVMEYLKGRIERYGGHVMQAEDELSAINMALGAARAGARSMTATSGPGIDLMTETFGLVATSETPLVICDVMRSGPSTGMPTKQEQGDLDMLLYGGHGEIPRFVVAATTVAECFHKTVEAFNLAEKYQTPVYLVADLALSVTEQTYEPEEFDMDAVEVDRGKLVDENDIDTWLNDKDQFQPHFPAADGVSPRTLPGTSGGAHMTTGLEHDELGRRTEDTDVRIEQVDKRNQKVQTAQEEEEWDYREFGDPDADTLVVSWGSNEGAMREAIGFLEEADVSVRFLSVPYLFPRPDLSEAFEEAEEVIVVECNATGQFADVLEHDTLTRVNRVNKYNGVQFKADELAERITEELDTPQEVPT comes from the coding sequence ATGCCAGACGATCTGAACTGGGCCATCGGCGGGGAAGCCGGCGACGGGATAAACTCCACCGGCAAGATCTTCGCTCAAGCGCTCTCGCGCGCGGGCCGACACGTCTTCACCTCGAAGGACTTCGCCTCGCGCATCCGCGGCGGCTATACGGCCTACAAGGTCCGGAGTTCGACCGAGAAGGTCGAGAGCGTCGTCGACCGGCTCGACATCCTGATCGCGTTGACCCAACGCACGGTCGAGGAGAACATGGACGAACTCCACGAGGGCTCGGTCATCATCTACGACGGCGAGCGGACGATGATGGAGGACTTCGAGGCCCCCGAGGGGATGATCGGGCTCCCCGTCCCGCTGAAATCGCTCGCCGAGGACGCCGGTGGCGCGATCATGCAGAACATCGTGGCACTCGGGACCGCGTGCGAAGTGGCGAACTTCCCGATCGAGAACCTCGACGAGGCGCTCGAGAAACGCTTCGGCAACAAGGGCCAGTCGATCGTCGAGAACAACAAGAAGGCCGCCCGGCTCGGCGAGGAACACGTCCAGGACGAGTACGACCGCGACGACTTCGGCTACGACGTCGAGACCACCGACAGCGACTACGTCCTCTTGAACGGCGACGAGGCCATCGGCATGGGGGCGATCGCCGCCGGTTGCCGGTTCTACTCGGGCTATCCCATCACGCCCGCGACGGACGTGATGGAGTACCTGAAGGGCCGGATCGAACGCTACGGCGGCCACGTGATGCAGGCCGAGGACGAACTCTCGGCGATCAACATGGCGCTCGGCGCGGCACGGGCCGGCGCGCGCTCGATGACCGCCACGTCGGGTCCGGGGATCGACCTGATGACCGAGACCTTCGGACTCGTCGCGACCAGCGAGACCCCGCTCGTGATCTGTGACGTGATGCGCTCGGGGCCCTCGACCGGGATGCCGACCAAACAGGAACAGGGCGACCTCGACATGCTGCTCTACGGGGGGCACGGCGAGATCCCCCGATTCGTGGTCGCGGCCACCACGGTCGCCGAGTGTTTCCACAAGACCGTCGAGGCGTTCAACCTCGCGGAGAAGTACCAGACGCCGGTATACCTAGTCGCGGACCTGGCGCTCTCGGTCACCGAACAGACCTACGAGCCCGAGGAGTTCGACATGGACGCGGTCGAGGTCGACCGCGGGAAACTCGTCGACGAGAACGACATCGACACGTGGCTCAACGACAAGGACCAGTTCCAGCCACACTTCCCGGCCGCCGACGGCGTCAGCCCCCGCACCCTCCCCGGGACCTCGGGCGGCGCGCACATGACCACCGGGCTCGAACACGACGAGCTCGGTCGGCGAACCGAGGACACCGACGTCCGTATCGAGCAGGTCGACAAACGAAACCAGAAGGTTCAGACCGCTCAGGAGGAGGAGGAGTGGGACTACCGCGAGTTCGGCGACCCCGACGCCGACACCCTCGTGGTCTCGTGGGGCTCGAACGAGGGGGCGATGCGCGAGGCGATCGGGTTCCTCGAAGAGGCCGACGTCTCCGTCCGGTTCCTCTCGGTGCCCTACCTCTTCCCGCGACCCGACCTCTCCGAGGCGTTCGAGGAGGCGGAGGAGGTCATCGTGGTCGAGTGTAACGCGACCGGCCAGTTCGCGGACGTACTCGAACACGACACCCTTACCCGCGTCAACCGCGTCAACAAGTACAACGGCGTGCAGTTCAAGGCCGACGAACTCGCCGAGCGGATCACCGAGGAACTCGACACGCCACAGGAGGTCCCCACATGA
- a CDS encoding FAD-binding oxidoreductase, whose protein sequence is MEPTPTTVEGVRDVGPDTVALDLVTPGGFDAHPGQFVKLTLDVDGERESRFYTLSSPAVAETFEVTVGIDPDGDLGPRLASLEPGDSIEVAGPFGSAHYEGESSIAVLAGGPGVGPAVGVAERALRDGGAASVVYRDDDPAHRERLDALREAGAFVTVLDPETELTDAVEEALETTPDAQAFVYGFADFLDDATAALAAAGGDPDDAKVENFG, encoded by the coding sequence ATGGAACCAACACCGACCACCGTCGAGGGGGTTCGCGACGTCGGGCCGGATACCGTCGCGCTCGACCTCGTTACTCCAGGGGGATTCGACGCCCACCCCGGCCAATTCGTCAAACTCACGCTCGATGTCGACGGCGAGCGCGAATCGCGCTTCTACACCCTCTCCTCGCCCGCGGTCGCCGAGACCTTCGAGGTCACGGTCGGGATCGACCCCGACGGCGACCTCGGGCCCCGACTCGCGAGCCTCGAACCGGGCGACAGTATCGAGGTCGCGGGACCGTTCGGCAGCGCCCACTACGAGGGTGAATCATCCATCGCCGTGCTCGCCGGCGGGCCGGGTGTGGGCCCCGCCGTCGGCGTCGCCGAGCGCGCGCTCCGCGACGGCGGCGCGGCGAGCGTCGTCTACCGCGACGACGACCCCGCCCATCGCGAGCGCCTCGACGCGCTCCGCGAGGCGGGCGCGTTCGTCACGGTGCTCGACCCCGAAACGGAGCTCACCGACGCGGTCGAAGAGGCGCTCGAAACCACCCCCGACGCCCAGGCGTTCGTCTACGGCTTCGCCGACTTCCTCGACGACGCCACCGCGGCGCTCGCGGCCGCCGGCGGCGACCCCGACGACGCGAAGGTCGAGAACTTCGGGTAA